A single genomic interval of Cucumis sativus cultivar 9930 chromosome 7, Cucumber_9930_V3, whole genome shotgun sequence harbors:
- the LOC101212708 gene encoding uncharacterized protein LOC101212708 isoform X2, with protein MTLRILVAKVGTADALAFFLPGVVSQFSKVLRASKTSLSGAAGNTEATNQAIRGLAEYLMIVLENEANKSSLVMFMDFQSEIIMEKGKKAQYILEELRQLPDKVRSGSIMVGECSSAVVAKKTTYESGSKETMSADYLKGNNSFHVDRTKEWVAQTSTHVDKLLRATFPYICMHLVKKVRLGILAAIEGLLSRCSCTLKESRSMLLECLCTLAIDESEDVSFTAQEFLEYLFWITGNHQLQHDVAKIFVRLVEKLPNVVLGTDEKFALSHARQLLVVAYYSGPQLIIDHLIHSPVTAVRFLDVFAVCLNQNSVYACSIGKFLSARPSSLGYLHSLTELKVGTNLISDCLSIMNTASPAVSELTMVQEKDIQQRNHVLPRMPPWFNGIGNQKLYEALGGVLRLVGLSLASDNKGEGSLSVTIDIPLGNLQKLVSELRKKEYSEENWEYWYRRTGSGQLVRQASTAVCILNEMIFGVSEHSVDYFSSMFQRARMHRKVTNDYECVTTNEACWKISPEKIRAQLIDCIGRILHEYLSPEIWDLPTQHKYSPMHSAGEDDISLHFFRDTAMLHQVIIEGIGIFSMCLGKYFSSCGFLHSSLYLLLENLISSNAEVRSTSDAILHVLSSSSGYPTVRNLVLENADYVIDSICRQLRHLDLNPHVPNVLAAILSYIGIAHEILPLLEEPMHKVSSELEILGRHQHPNLTGPFLKAVAEIARVSKHESNSLPSKAASYTSHVKSLISKGEKQAGGVSRSCHDDDINISSLESEWENILFKLNDSRRYRRTVGSIAGSCIVTAIPLLASQKQATCLVALDIVEYGVAALAKVEEAYKHEKDIKEAIEETLHSHSFYRLLDTLDVSEEGSDENRLLPAMNKIWPFLVACIQNKNPVAARRCLNVISSSVQICGGDFFTRRFHTDGSHFWKLLTSSPFLRKQNVREEKAVLQLPYRNTYISSEDSVAEGSNLKVQVALLNMIADLSRNRRSASALEVVLKKISGLVAGVAFSGVVGLREASLNALGGLASIDPDLIWLLVADVYYSIKKDVPLPPSSEFPEVSRLLPPPSSPKGYLYVLYGGQSYGFDIEVSSVEIVFKKLQSNIFTC; from the exons ATGACCCTTCGCATACTTGTGGCAAAG GTTGGAACAGCTGATGCATTGGCCTTCTTCTTGCCTGGTGTTGTCAGTCAGTTTTCTAAAGTTTTGCGGGCCTCTAAAACATCATTAAGTGGGGCTGCTGGGAATACAGAAGCCACAAATCAAGCAATTAGAGGCTTGGCTGAATATCTAATGATAGTCCTCGAGAATGAAGCTAATAAATCTAGCCTTGTCATGTTTATGGATTTTCAGTCTGAAATTATTATGGAGAAGGGTAAAAAGGCACAATATATTCTAGAGGAACTCCGTCAATTGCCCGATAAAGTCCGCAGTGGGAGTATAATGGTAGGAGAATGTTCATCTGCCGTGGTGGCAAAGAAAACTACTTATGAATCAGGATCAAAGGAGACAATGAGTGCTGACTATCTCAAGGGGAACAATTCTTTTCATGTGGATCGAACGAAGGAATGGGTTGCACAAACTTCAACTCATGTGGATAAACTATTAAGGGCAACTTTTCCATAT ATTTGTATGCATCTGGTAAAAAAGGTTAGACTGGGCATCCTGGCTGCCATAGAAGGTCTATTGTCAAGGTGCAGCTGCACACTAAAGGAGAGTAGATCGATGCTTTTG GAGTGCTTGTGTACTTTGGCTATTGATGAATCTGAGGATGTTTCATTCACTGCACAAGAGTTCCTCGAATATTTATTCTGGATAACTGGGAACCATCAATTGCAGCATGACGTTGCCAAAATTTTTGTGAG GTTGGTTGAAAAGCTTCCTAATGTGGTTCTTGGAACTGATGAGAAGTTTGCTCTATCACATGCACGACAGTTACTTGTAGTGGCATATTATTCTGGGCCCCAGCTCATTATCGATCATCTTATCCACTCTCCA GTAACTGCAGTTCGCTTTCTAGATGTATTTGCTGTTTGTCTAAATCAGAATTCAGTCTACGCCTGTTCTATTGGAAAATTTCTCTCAGCAAGGCCATCCTCTCTAGGATATCTGCACTCTCTTACTGAGTTAAAAGTTGGAACTAATCTCATTAGTGATTGCCTTTCCATCATGAATACTGCCTCGCCTGCAGTTTCAGAGCTCACAATGGTTCAGGAGAAAGATATACAGCAACGTAATCACGTGCTTCCTCGCATGCCCCCATGGTTTAATGGCATTGGCAATCAGAAACTCTATGAAGCTCTTGGAGGAGTTCTCCGACTCGTTGGTTTGTCTTTGGCATCAG ATAACAAAGGTGAAGGTAGTTTGTCGGTTACCATTGATATCCCACTGGGAAACTTGCAAAAACTGGTTTCCGAGCTTCGTAAGAAAGAATACAGTGAAGAAAACTGGGAATATTGGTACAGGAGGACAGGTTCAGGACAGCTAGTGCGCCAGGCAAGCACTGCTGTCTGTATTCTGAATGAGATGATATTTGGTGTTTCAGAACATTCAGTAGATTACTTCTCAAGTATGTTTCAGAGAGCAAGAATGCACAGGAAGGTTACCAATGACTACGAATGTGTCACCACTAATGAAGCTTGTTGGAAAATTTCCCCGGAAAAAATTAGAGCACAGTTAATTGATTGTATTGGTAGAATCCTGCATGAATACCTATCTCCTGAGATATGGGACCTTCCTACACAACATAAATATTCCCCGATGCATTCTGCTGGTGAAGATGACATTAGCTTACACTTCTTCAGAGACACTGCTATGTTGCATCAG GTTATAATTGAAGGAATAGGTATTTTCAGTATGTGTCtgggaaaatatttttcttcttgtggATTTCTTCATTCATCACTTTATTTGCTGCTTGAGAATCTTATTTCCTCAAATGCGGAAGTTAGAAGCACCTCTGATGCTATCTTACAcgttctttcttcttcatctggCTACCCAACG GTTCGGAACTTGGTTTTGGAAAATGCAGATTATGTGATTGATTCAATATGTAGGCAGTTGCGTCATTTGGATCTCAATCCGCACGTGCCAAATGTTCTTGCTGCTATCCTTTCCTATATTGGAATAGCTCATGAGATTTTGCCTCTACTGGAGGAACCT ATGCATAAAGTATCATCGGAACTTGAGATCCTTGGAAGACATCAGCACCCCAATCTAACTGGTCCATTCTTAAAG GCAGTAGCAGAGATTGCCAGAGTGTCAAAGCACGAATCTAATTCCCTGCCTAGTAAAGCAGCATCATACACTAGTCATGTCAAGTCTTTAATTTCTAAAGGGGAAAAGCAGGCAGGAGGGGTATCGAGATCATGTCATGATGAcgacataaatatatcttcaCTGGAGTCAG AGtgggaaaatattttgttcaagCTCAATGATTCCAGAAGATATAGACGAACAGTTGGATCAATTGCTGGTTCGTGCATTGTGACTGCTATACCTCTCCTAGCTTCACAGAAACAAGCTACATGCTTGGTGGCCTTAGATATTGTTGAG TATGGTGTCGCGGCATTGGCAAAAGTGGAAGAAGCCTATAAGCATGAGAAGGATATCAAGGAAGCAATTGAGGAAACATTGCACTCACATTCTTTTTATCGACTTCTGGACACTTTGGATGTTTCTGAAGAGGGGTCGGATGAGAATCGATTGCTTCCTGCAATGAATAAAATATGGCCCTTTTTGGTTGCTTGCATTCAGAACAAAAATCCAGTG GCGGCACGAAGATGTTTAAACGTGATAAGCAGTTCAGTACAAATCTGTGGAGGAGATTTCTTCACACGACGATTCCATACAGATGGATCTCATTTTTGGAAGCTTCTGACATCGTCTCCATTTCTAAGGAAACAAAACGTGAGAGAAGAGAAAGCAGTGCTACAACTTCCCTATCgaaacacatatatatcatCAGAGGACTCGGTTGCTGAAGGTTCCAATTTGAAAGTTCAGGTCGCACTGCTCAATATGATTGCTGATCTATCTAGAAACAGAAGAAGTGCATCGGCATTGGAAGTAGTTCTGAAGAAGATCAGTGGCCTTGTAGCAGGTGTAGCCTTTAGTGGTGTTGTGGGGCTTAGGGAAGCATCTTTGAATGCGCTTGGAGGACTTGCATCTATAGATCCTGACCTTATTTGGCTTCTAGTCGCTGACGTATACTACTCCATAAAAAAGGACGTGCCTTTGCCACCCTCATCAGAATTTCCTGAGGTATCTCGACTTCTTCCACCACCTTCATCTCCAAAAGGGTATCTTTATGTGCTTTATGGGGGTCAAAGTTATGGTTTTGACATAGAAGTTTCGTCTGTGGaaattgtatttaagaaaTTGCAATCCAACATTTTTACGTGTTGA
- the LOC101212948 gene encoding putative Peroxidase 48 gives MLNGWVVSVLFITLLVSLCNPRGVSDIKTLHFSETHTNTHTHTLFSFLSTLQYDFYRKSCPNAENIVRSSVANIYSHHQDISASLLRLFFHDCFIQGCDASILLDPITGDATYSTEKQAIPNLTLKGFHEIDQIKEELERVCPRVVSCADILSLATRDAVVLAGGPFYPVFTGRRDSTRAYFEEATADMPRPDDSINRTLYLFATRGLDERDMVSLLGAHNIGKIGCQFILNRLYNFSGTNLPDPSIDPEFLNHMRSKCQEKENNENNNGSQDQMSPASSPISKEASVEKLRRSTLDVSNFQELSSALSLEGGFDTHYYKSLLSGRGLLYADQQLMANEKTGRLVQGYASDDGSTFRRDFARAMVKLSVLDVLTGSQGQIRERCGY, from the exons ATGTTGAATGGTTGGGTTGTTTCAGTCCTCTTCATCACTCTCCTCGTTTCTCTCTGTAATCCAAGAGGCGTTTCCGACATTAAAACTCTTCATTTCTCTGAAACTCACACTAACACCCACACCCACACcctcttctctttcctttcaaCTCTTCAGTACGATTTCTATCGAAAATCCTGCCCCAACGCCGAGAACATTGTAAGATCTTCCGTCGCTAACATTTACTCTCACCACCAAGATATCTCCGCTTCTCTTCTTAGACTCTTCTTTCACGATTGCTTCATCCAG GGCTGCGATGCTTCCATCCTATTGGATCCCATTACCGGTGATGCAACCTATTCCACTGAGAAGCAGGCTATTCCCAATTTGACCTTAAAGGGTTTCCATGAGATTGATCAAATCAAGGAAGAGCTTGAAAGGGTTTGCCCACGTGTTGTTTCTTGTGCCGATATTCTTTCCCTTGCTACTAGAGATGCCGTCGTTCTG GCTGGTGGCCCCTTCTATCCAGTTTTCACGGGCAGACGAGACAGCACGAGGGCGTACTTTGAAGAAGCAACGGCGGACATGCCACGACCGGACGACAGCATCAATCGCACTCTTTATCTATTTGCAACAAGAGGACTTGACGAAAGAGATATGGTCAGTCTTTTAG GAGCGCATAACATTGGGAAGATTGGGTGTCAGTTCATTCTGAATCGTCTTTATAACTTTTCTGGAACCAACCTACCAGATCCATCAATTGACCCTGAGTTCCTAAACCACATGAGATCCAAGTGCCAAGAGAAGGAGAACAATGAAAACAACAATGGCAGTCAAGATCAAATGTCTCCAGCATCATCCCCAATTTCAAAGGAGGCATCAGTAGAGAAGCTGAGAAGGTCTACATTGGACGTGTCAAACTTTCAAGAACTGTCATCTGCATTGTCGTTGGAGGGAGGTTTCGACACTCATTACTACAAGAGCTTGTTGAGTGGGAGAGGATTGTTGTATGCTGATCAGCAACTAATGGCAAACGAGAAAACTGGGAGACTGGTACAGGGTTATGCTTCTGATGATGGCTCTACCTTTCGCAGGGACTTTGCAAGGGCTATGGTCAAGCTATCGGTTCTTGATGTTCTGACTGGTTCTCAAGGTCAAATCCGTGAGAGATGCGGGTACTAA